Proteins from a genomic interval of Deltaproteobacteria bacterium:
- the murD gene encoding UDP-N-acetylmuramoyl-L-alanine--D-glutamate ligase, producing the protein MDHLGYLCRCGTQHIKVEVTPVKLGGKTVLIIGLKRTGVSAARFIAQCGGRVRITDRQTAAQLNTELMQIADLAPEVRLGTEDETLLNGIDLVVPSPGVPCTSPLLVRAQQRGIPVWSEIELAFRFLRAPVLAVTGTNGKSTTTTLLGECLREQGQRVFVGGNLGTPLLDAVSQEYDAVVAEVSSFQLEWVEQFRPRIGIWLNLTEDHLDRHGTLHAYGTAKRALFIHQQPADWAIINRQDPEMQPFLSELPGQVLSFGWDPVQHGIWVDGEQKTIVVSVAGQETRISFAALRLYGRHNLENVMAAVGAATLWGIPPIVIERTLARLTGLRHRLELVATKHGVTYFDDSKGTNVGAVVQSLASFDGPVILLAGGVDKGGDYAPLRHQVQSKVKKLILFGAAREMIASALENATETLVVDTLVDAVRAAAQVAQGGDTVLLSPACASFDQFRNYAHRGEVFREAVEAL; encoded by the coding sequence TTGGATCATCTCGGTTATCTGTGCCGTTGCGGCACTCAGCACATTAAAGTTGAGGTAACTCCCGTGAAGTTGGGCGGGAAGACTGTTCTTATTATTGGCTTGAAGCGCACCGGTGTCAGCGCTGCGCGATTTATTGCTCAGTGCGGTGGGCGAGTGCGTATCACCGACCGGCAAACCGCCGCTCAGCTCAATACTGAACTCATGCAGATTGCAGATCTTGCTCCTGAGGTGCGCTTAGGCACGGAAGATGAGACCCTGCTGAACGGGATAGACCTGGTCGTGCCGAGTCCCGGAGTGCCCTGTACTTCCCCACTTTTAGTGAGAGCGCAGCAACGCGGCATCCCGGTGTGGAGTGAAATCGAACTGGCATTTCGCTTTTTGCGCGCGCCAGTCCTGGCTGTGACTGGCACGAACGGCAAAAGCACGACGACGACGTTGTTAGGAGAATGTTTGCGTGAACAGGGCCAACGCGTGTTTGTTGGCGGCAACCTTGGTACGCCCCTGCTGGATGCGGTGAGTCAAGAATATGATGCAGTGGTCGCAGAAGTGTCGAGTTTCCAACTGGAATGGGTTGAGCAGTTTCGCCCACGCATTGGCATTTGGCTGAATCTGACAGAAGATCATCTTGACCGGCACGGAACGCTTCACGCATACGGTACGGCAAAGCGAGCGCTCTTTATCCACCAGCAGCCCGCCGATTGGGCGATTATCAATCGCCAGGACCCAGAGATGCAACCATTTCTGTCTGAACTGCCAGGGCAAGTGCTCTCGTTTGGTTGGGATCCTGTTCAACATGGGATCTGGGTGGACGGAGAACAGAAAACGATCGTTGTCAGTGTGGCAGGACAAGAAACACGGATCTCCTTTGCGGCACTCCGTCTGTATGGCCGTCATAATCTGGAAAATGTCATGGCTGCGGTGGGAGCGGCCACACTCTGGGGAATTCCGCCCATCGTGATTGAACGAACGTTAGCGCGGCTTACTGGCTTGCGGCATCGACTGGAACTGGTGGCAACCAAACATGGCGTTACTTATTTCGATGACTCTAAAGGAACGAATGTTGGTGCCGTCGTGCAATCCTTAGCGAGCTTTGACGGGCCGGTGATTTTATTGGCTGGTGGTGTCGACAAAGGTGGCGACTATGCTCCGCTGCGACACCAGGTGCAAAGCAAAGTAAAAAAACTCATTCTCTTTGGTGCGGCACGAGAGATGATTGCTTCTGCATTAGAGAATGCAACAGAAACCCTAGTCGTCGATACTTTAGTAGATGCAGTCCGCGCCGCAGCGCAAGTGGCCCAGGGTGGAGACACCGTGCTGCTTTCGCCTGCATGTGCAAGTTTTGACCAGTTTCGTAACTATGCTCACCGTGGGGAAGTCTTTCGGGAGGCTGTGGAGGCGTTATGA
- a CDS encoding phospho-N-acetylmuramoyl-pentapeptide-transferase: MLYALLYPLHTTYSGFNVFRYITFRTLIAWLLSLTVSLILGPWLIARLQSLQVGQVIRPEGPAGHFSKAGTPTMGGALILFSLTLATLLLADLTNPYVWLALGTTLGFGCIGFVDDYRKLRRRSSAGLIGRYKLLCQFIVATVAALALWNMPGFTSTITVPFFKDLQPNLGIFYIPFAVLVMVGASNAVNLTDGLDGLAIGPVMITALTYGFFAYVSGNIKFAEYLQVPYVAGSAEMSVFCGALVAAGMGFLWFNAYPAQMFMGDVGSLALGAALGVVALISKQELVLVVAGGVFVVEAVSVISQVTSYKLTRKRIFRMAPIHHHFELKGWPEPQIIVRFWIISVICAVAALSTLKLR; the protein is encoded by the coding sequence ATGTTGTACGCCCTCTTATATCCACTGCATACTACGTACTCCGGGTTCAACGTGTTTCGCTACATCACGTTCCGTACCCTTATTGCCTGGCTTCTGTCACTGACTGTGTCTCTCATTCTTGGTCCTTGGCTGATCGCACGGCTGCAATCCCTGCAAGTCGGTCAAGTCATTCGCCCAGAAGGCCCAGCTGGACATTTCAGTAAAGCTGGTACCCCAACAATGGGTGGCGCGTTGATTCTTTTTTCGTTGACTTTAGCGACATTGCTCTTAGCTGATCTGACCAACCCCTATGTCTGGCTCGCACTAGGGACGACACTCGGGTTCGGTTGCATCGGCTTTGTCGATGATTATCGCAAACTCCGCCGCCGTAGCTCCGCTGGGTTGATTGGCCGTTATAAACTTCTTTGCCAGTTCATTGTTGCGACTGTTGCTGCACTGGCCCTCTGGAACATGCCGGGTTTTACCAGCACGATAACTGTTCCTTTCTTCAAAGATCTGCAGCCGAACCTCGGTATCTTCTATATCCCATTTGCTGTCTTGGTGATGGTTGGCGCGTCGAATGCCGTGAATCTCACAGATGGGCTCGATGGCCTCGCTATTGGCCCGGTGATGATCACCGCGTTAACCTACGGTTTCTTCGCCTATGTGAGTGGGAACATTAAGTTTGCCGAGTATTTGCAAGTTCCGTACGTTGCTGGCTCTGCAGAAATGTCGGTTTTTTGTGGCGCACTGGTGGCCGCGGGAATGGGCTTCTTATGGTTTAACGCTTATCCTGCACAGATGTTTATGGGCGACGTCGGTTCGCTTGCACTCGGGGCAGCGCTGGGAGTCGTGGCGTTGATTAGCAAACAAGAACTGGTGTTAGTGGTCGCTGGTGGGGTGTTTGTGGTGGAAGCGGTTTCAGTGATCTCTCAGGTTACGTCGTACAAACTCACGCGTAAGCGCATCTTTCGCATGGCACCGATTCACCATCATTTTGAATTGAAGGGGTGGCCTGAGCCACAGATCATCGTTCGCTTTTGGATCATCTCGGTTATCTGTGCCGTTGCGGCACTCAGCACATTAAAGTTGAGGTAA
- the ftsW gene encoding putative lipid II flippase FtsW codes for MTGEVFVQPTVLLRTQRIATTSTSSTQRGPLDPWLLLAVVGLVLIGEVMVFSTSYFYAFERFNDPYRFFWKHQLALLLGSVGLVVALFIPSHVYHRVTYPLLAFAFVGLVIVFVPGVSSGKVHRWIHAGPLNFQPSELAKGAAILYLATSLAKKTERIAGFTYGVLPHLVIVGAIALLIALEPDLGGAVSISLVLFAMLFVAGARLRHLFALWTGGILLFVVAAITANYRLDRIIIFVKRLLGGASEHNQGIGYQLNQSLIAFGAGGVSGVGLGESRQKLLYLPEAHTDFIFAVIGEETGLWGAGIIICLFALLGIRGLRVAMRHPQLFGRLLAFGCTFLLVCQAGLNMGVVLGLLPTKGLPLPFISYGGSALVTALIYAGILLSLSREALRENHAYA; via the coding sequence ATGACGGGTGAGGTCTTCGTTCAACCAACAGTATTGCTGCGAACGCAACGTATAGCGACGACATCAACATCCTCAACGCAACGCGGGCCGCTCGACCCGTGGCTGTTGCTTGCTGTGGTTGGGCTTGTCCTCATTGGTGAAGTCATGGTCTTCAGTACGTCGTATTTCTACGCGTTCGAACGTTTCAACGATCCCTATCGCTTCTTCTGGAAACACCAATTGGCTCTGCTGCTGGGGAGTGTCGGCCTTGTGGTTGCCCTGTTCATTCCGTCCCACGTCTACCACCGGGTCACCTATCCTCTCCTCGCGTTCGCGTTTGTTGGCCTCGTGATCGTTTTTGTTCCTGGAGTTTCGTCTGGCAAAGTCCATCGCTGGATTCATGCCGGTCCCCTTAACTTTCAGCCTTCAGAGCTTGCCAAAGGCGCGGCCATTCTCTACCTCGCGACGTCATTGGCAAAGAAAACCGAGCGGATCGCAGGTTTTACCTACGGTGTGCTCCCACATCTTGTGATTGTTGGCGCGATCGCTTTGCTGATTGCCCTCGAACCAGACCTGGGTGGAGCTGTATCAATAAGCCTGGTGTTGTTTGCCATGCTCTTTGTCGCTGGTGCGCGGTTGCGGCATCTGTTTGCGTTATGGACTGGAGGAATTCTCCTGTTCGTCGTTGCTGCGATAACCGCCAATTATCGACTCGATCGGATTATCATCTTCGTCAAGCGACTGCTGGGTGGCGCAAGCGAACACAATCAAGGTATCGGGTATCAACTGAACCAGTCGCTGATTGCCTTTGGGGCTGGCGGTGTGAGCGGTGTCGGACTGGGCGAAAGTCGACAGAAGCTCCTGTATCTCCCAGAGGCGCATACGGATTTTATCTTTGCGGTGATTGGTGAAGAAACCGGATTGTGGGGCGCTGGGATCATCATTTGTCTTTTTGCCTTGTTGGGGATACGGGGGTTACGTGTCGCAATGCGTCATCCACAACTGTTTGGGCGCCTCCTAGCCTTTGGATGTACGTTTCTGTTGGTCTGCCAGGCTGGTTTAAATATGGGAGTGGTATTGGGACTCTTGCCGACAAAGGGGTTGCCGTTGCCGTTTATTAGCTATGGAGGGTCAGCGTTAGTCACCGCACTGATTTATGCAGGCATACTCTTGAGCCTCTCGCGTGAGGCGCTACGGGAGAATCACGCGTATGCCTAG
- the rsmH gene encoding 16S rRNA (cytosine(1402)-N(4))-methyltransferase RsmH — MTSPLTTAPQHLPVMVAEVLSLLRPQAGMRFLDGTLGGGSHAAALLAESAPTGQLLGLDRDVDALAVAEARLASFADRFHTRHANFSSAQEQLTALAWEGVDGVLLDLGFSSLQIENGERGFSFLRSGPLDMRMNRYDEASAADIVNHASAEELRLILRDFGEERAAGAVARAIVQARTAAPLQTTTALVQVVDRVVRSAPHAHLHPATRTFQALRIAVNRELDHLTLFLREGYRLLRPGGRMVILSYHSLEDRLVKEAFRKWAASCLCPPQIPVCSCGWSAKVKVLTSKPLVPTDREVATNPRARSARLRAVERLAEEGR, encoded by the coding sequence ATGACCTCACCCCTAACAACGGCTCCTCAGCATCTGCCAGTGATGGTGGCCGAGGTGCTTTCCTTGCTCCGTCCGCAGGCGGGGATGCGATTTCTTGACGGGACGCTTGGTGGTGGCAGTCATGCGGCAGCGCTGCTTGCCGAGAGTGCCCCCACAGGGCAACTGTTGGGTCTCGACCGAGATGTCGATGCGCTTGCGGTAGCGGAAGCTCGGCTTGCTTCCTTTGCTGATCGTTTCCACACGCGCCATGCCAATTTCAGTAGTGCGCAAGAGCAACTGACAGCTCTTGCGTGGGAGGGGGTGGATGGCGTTCTCCTGGATCTGGGATTTTCCTCTTTACAAATCGAAAACGGAGAGCGCGGTTTCAGTTTCCTTCGTTCCGGTCCTCTTGATATGCGCATGAATCGCTATGATGAGGCCAGCGCTGCTGATATCGTCAACCATGCTAGTGCAGAGGAATTGCGACTCATCCTTCGCGACTTTGGCGAAGAACGAGCTGCTGGGGCGGTGGCTCGGGCGATTGTCCAGGCGCGCACCGCAGCTCCGCTACAAACCACGACCGCATTAGTGCAGGTCGTTGACCGAGTTGTTCGGAGTGCACCGCATGCCCATCTTCATCCAGCGACGCGGACATTTCAGGCCTTACGTATTGCCGTCAATCGTGAACTTGACCACCTGACGTTGTTTCTCCGAGAAGGATATCGTCTGCTCCGCCCTGGAGGGCGGATGGTCATTCTGTCTTATCATTCGTTAGAAGATCGCTTGGTGAAAGAAGCTTTTCGCAAATGGGCGGCCTCCTGCCTGTGCCCACCACAAATTCCGGTATGTTCTTGTGGATGGTCGGCGAAAGTGAAAGTGCTCACGTCAAAGCCGTTAGTACCAACGGACAGAGAAGTTGCCACCAATCCGCGTGCACGGAGTGCGCGATTACGTGCGGTTGAACGGTTAGCTGAGGAGGGGAGGTAA
- the murG gene encoding undecaprenyldiphospho-muramoylpentapeptide beta-N-acetylglucosaminyltransferase yields the protein MPRAVRMLFAAGGTGGHLFPGVAVAEAARRDVGAEVLFVGTQHGMEKDMIPRLGFALQFIPAEQLRGRNWRGTLHSLWAAFRALGVAWRVVRDFSPDLIFSIGGYASAPTVVVGWLRRIPCVLLEPNAIPGLTNKWLGRLATRVCVGFPQTAAVFPAGKAVCTGNPVRWKLSNAPESTSPAAPLKTQPTLLIFGGSAGARRLNHTMPQALALLGQARGNMRIVHQTGKADHAEVSATYAQLGLPAEVVPFIDNMQEMYLATDLVVCRAGATTIAELTSLGKPAILVPYPYAVDDHQCANAEILVHAGAARMVLDAELTPERMCEEIRALITDPTRLVAMGHAATTVGRPDATAAVVRECVACLPPEMRAQQEVAWQ from the coding sequence ATGCCTAGAGCGGTGCGGATGTTGTTTGCCGCTGGAGGAACTGGCGGTCATCTATTCCCTGGCGTTGCGGTGGCTGAAGCTGCACGACGCGATGTGGGGGCGGAAGTGTTGTTTGTCGGTACTCAGCATGGAATGGAAAAAGACATGATCCCGCGTTTGGGGTTTGCGCTACAATTTATTCCGGCTGAACAATTACGTGGTCGTAATTGGCGCGGGACGCTGCATTCGCTGTGGGCAGCCTTTCGTGCGCTGGGAGTCGCTTGGCGGGTAGTGCGGGATTTTTCACCAGACCTGATTTTCAGCATTGGTGGCTATGCGTCTGCTCCGACCGTGGTAGTGGGATGGCTCCGCCGTATTCCGTGTGTCTTATTGGAACCGAATGCGATTCCTGGTCTGACAAACAAATGGTTAGGTCGACTCGCGACCAGAGTGTGTGTTGGCTTTCCTCAGACGGCAGCGGTGTTTCCTGCGGGAAAAGCTGTGTGTACCGGTAACCCAGTGCGCTGGAAACTGAGCAACGCACCCGAGAGCACCTCGCCTGCAGCCCCGCTGAAAACGCAGCCAACGCTACTTATTTTTGGTGGGAGCGCTGGTGCACGCCGACTCAATCACACTATGCCCCAGGCGCTCGCGCTCTTAGGACAAGCGCGCGGCAATATGCGCATCGTGCATCAGACCGGCAAAGCAGATCATGCTGAGGTGAGTGCGACGTATGCGCAGCTTGGCCTGCCTGCCGAAGTCGTTCCTTTTATCGACAATATGCAAGAGATGTATCTTGCTACTGATCTCGTCGTCTGTCGTGCTGGTGCAACCACTATTGCCGAGCTGACATCGCTCGGGAAGCCCGCCATTTTGGTTCCCTATCCGTATGCGGTTGATGATCACCAATGTGCCAATGCGGAAATCCTCGTGCACGCTGGTGCCGCACGTATGGTACTCGACGCTGAGCTGACTCCTGAACGGATGTGCGAGGAGATTCGTGCCTTGATTACTGATCCGACGCGGTTGGTGGCGATGGGACATGCAGCAACAACCGTTGGCCGACCGGATGCAACTGCTGCAGTGGTACGTGAATGTGTGGCGTGCTTACCTCCTGAGATGCGAGCGCAACAGGAGGTCGCATGGCAGTGA
- a CDS encoding penicillin-binding protein produces MEQRLLIAGAALGCGLLLVFGRLVHITAIDNETFAKKASRQHQQKLEIPSRRGAFIDRNDEPVALSVPAESIVVRPRDLPANASKWIVPVATALHTSSEEVSAAFRSAKPFAWVKRRATPQEAAQVRALGIAGIETIETERRFYPQKTLAAPVLGFTDVDAIGITGLEKTYDRYLREKPAEIIGEVDGLGRMILAHSATAAPEVLNVRLTLDIGIQNIAEQELSQAVRATGAESGTVVVLDPQTFAVLALAQVPTFDPNSPANVRAERHRNRIVSDCYEPGSTMKTFLLAAALEEKRLSPHEKIFCEYGRYAVGKWIINDSHKHGWMSTTQILQQSSNIGAAKVGERLGKDTYAAYLRAFGFGRLTEVGLPSESRGILPSPDTWSRIHLVTASFGQGFAVTPLQLASAYAALANGGTLMRPYIVSEILNSEGKVVEARNPQRLHQVVSRETAQQVMHMMEQVTEKEGTGTRARIDGFRVAGKTGTSQKPDPRGGYSRDRIASFAGIVPANQPRLVILAVLDTPKTAVYGGEVAAPVFQAIAQRSLAYLGIEGEKPKLGITPAIIAPSETESRKNHTLRQTIAMKTIATPPEYGNAEEGTANEPNFVGMSLRDAVLAAQQNDWPIVTKGSGYVKKQTVKKKDDALVYELTLTSLGGDRP; encoded by the coding sequence ATGGAACAGCGCTTACTGATTGCTGGTGCAGCTCTAGGATGTGGGTTGTTGCTTGTTTTTGGACGACTTGTGCATATTACGGCGATTGATAATGAGACGTTTGCCAAGAAAGCGTCCAGGCAACATCAACAGAAACTAGAGATTCCCTCGCGACGTGGTGCCTTCATTGATCGCAACGATGAGCCGGTGGCACTGAGTGTGCCTGCAGAGTCGATCGTTGTGCGTCCCCGAGATTTACCTGCCAACGCCAGTAAGTGGATAGTTCCTGTTGCCACAGCCCTCCATACCTCCTCTGAAGAGGTCAGTGCTGCCTTTCGATCTGCCAAACCCTTTGCCTGGGTGAAACGCCGCGCAACTCCCCAAGAAGCGGCACAGGTTCGTGCTCTCGGAATCGCTGGGATCGAAACCATTGAAACCGAGCGTCGTTTCTATCCACAAAAAACCCTTGCTGCTCCGGTCCTTGGTTTTACTGATGTCGACGCCATTGGCATCACTGGGTTAGAGAAAACCTATGACCGTTATTTACGCGAGAAACCGGCTGAGATCATTGGTGAAGTTGATGGTTTAGGGCGCATGATCCTTGCACATAGCGCGACTGCTGCGCCCGAGGTGCTCAACGTACGATTGACGCTTGATATTGGTATACAAAATATTGCTGAGCAAGAACTCTCTCAGGCTGTCCGAGCGACTGGGGCTGAAAGTGGAACGGTCGTGGTCCTTGATCCGCAAACGTTTGCCGTGTTGGCGTTGGCGCAAGTGCCGACCTTCGATCCGAACTCTCCAGCGAACGTGCGAGCGGAACGTCATCGCAATCGTATTGTCAGTGATTGTTACGAGCCAGGCTCAACCATGAAGACCTTCCTGCTAGCAGCGGCACTGGAAGAAAAGCGCTTATCCCCGCATGAGAAGATTTTCTGCGAATATGGCCGCTACGCAGTGGGGAAATGGATTATCAACGACTCCCACAAACATGGCTGGATGAGTACAACACAAATCCTGCAGCAGTCCAGCAACATTGGGGCCGCAAAAGTCGGCGAACGTTTGGGGAAAGATACCTATGCCGCCTACTTGCGTGCCTTTGGCTTTGGGCGGCTTACGGAGGTAGGGCTGCCGAGCGAAAGCCGGGGCATTTTGCCCTCGCCTGATACGTGGTCACGTATCCATCTTGTCACTGCGAGTTTTGGGCAAGGATTTGCCGTCACGCCACTGCAACTCGCGAGTGCGTATGCAGCGCTGGCGAACGGTGGTACACTCATGCGTCCTTACATTGTGAGTGAAATTCTCAATAGCGAGGGAAAAGTCGTAGAAGCACGGAACCCTCAACGGCTGCACCAGGTTGTCAGTCGCGAGACGGCGCAGCAAGTGATGCATATGATGGAGCAAGTAACCGAGAAGGAAGGAACCGGGACACGTGCTCGCATCGACGGTTTTCGTGTAGCCGGGAAAACCGGGACATCACAAAAACCTGACCCGCGCGGTGGCTATTCGCGTGATCGCATTGCTTCTTTTGCGGGAATCGTTCCAGCTAATCAACCTCGCTTGGTCATTTTAGCAGTCCTCGATACGCCCAAGACTGCGGTGTATGGAGGCGAGGTGGCCGCTCCAGTGTTTCAAGCTATCGCGCAGCGGTCGCTTGCCTACCTCGGCATTGAAGGAGAAAAGCCAAAACTTGGGATCACTCCAGCCATCATTGCCCCGTCGGAGACCGAATCGAGAAAGAACCATACGCTCCGTCAGACGATCGCTATGAAAACCATCGCAACGCCGCCGGAGTACGGCAATGCGGAAGAGGGAACCGCGAACGAACCGAATTTCGTCGGCATGAGTTTACGCGATGCCGTGCTGGCAGCGCAACAGAATGACTGGCCAATTGTCACAAAGGGAAGTGGGTACGTTAAGAAACAAACAGTGAAAAAGAAAGACGATGCACTCGTGTACGAACTGACGTTGACGTCACTTGGAGGTGATCGACCGTGA
- a CDS encoding UDP-N-acetylmuramoyl-L-alanyl-D-glutamate--2,6-diaminopimelate ligase — protein MILRDLLSSTPPVQVQGNLDVEIVHLAYDSRTVQPGSLFFALPGTKSDGARFINEAVTRGAAAVVVPPNSIVSPHVTAVYFSAPRVLLGACADRFYQHPTAQLTMLGVTGTSGKTTTTYLTEAIWHAMGWAPGVVGTINYRYRDHILAAPFTTPEAVELQELLRTMVDARVSHVVMEVSSHALAQDRVHGCQWDGALFTNLGRDHLDYHKDLDDYFAAKVRLFTEELGRSTKPHRFVAVNADDSWGQKLLSMRLPGRVLTYGLRNDAEVSVKNVEKDFQGMRGVLRVEKAEVPFSSALIGEPHLYNIMAATTASHALGVPPEVIASGIRHCTGVPGRLEAIQAGQPFGVLVDYAHKPDALEKTLRSIRQLTQGRLLTVFGCGGDRDRGKRPLMGEAAGRLSDVVVLTSDNPRTEDPYQILAEAEPGLVQAGVPKVDDPTTIAKLTRGYVVMVDRRAAIQAALAGAQPGDVLVIAGKGHEDYQIVGTTKSHFDDREEVRHYLAPRYSEAR, from the coding sequence GTGATTCTCCGCGATCTCCTTTCCAGTACGCCTCCTGTGCAGGTTCAGGGAAACTTGGATGTGGAGATCGTGCACCTCGCCTATGACTCGCGTACCGTGCAGCCTGGGTCGTTATTCTTTGCGCTTCCTGGCACTAAAAGTGATGGCGCCCGCTTCATCAACGAAGCGGTAACGCGTGGTGCCGCTGCAGTTGTTGTCCCTCCCAACTCGATTGTCTCTCCTCACGTTACCGCTGTGTATTTTTCCGCTCCACGGGTACTGTTAGGCGCCTGCGCGGATCGCTTCTATCAGCACCCAACCGCCCAGCTCACGATGCTGGGAGTCACTGGTACGAGTGGAAAGACGACGACAACCTATCTGACCGAAGCGATTTGGCACGCTATGGGTTGGGCTCCAGGTGTCGTCGGAACTATTAACTATCGCTATCGTGATCACATTCTGGCCGCGCCGTTTACTACACCAGAAGCAGTGGAGTTACAGGAATTGCTGCGGACAATGGTCGATGCCCGTGTCAGCCATGTGGTGATGGAGGTCTCCTCTCATGCACTGGCACAAGATCGTGTTCACGGTTGCCAATGGGATGGTGCGTTGTTTACGAACCTGGGGCGAGATCATCTCGATTATCATAAAGACCTCGACGATTACTTTGCCGCAAAGGTGCGCCTCTTTACCGAAGAACTTGGACGGTCAACCAAACCGCACCGTTTTGTGGCGGTGAATGCGGACGATTCTTGGGGACAAAAACTTCTTTCTATGAGGCTTCCGGGACGAGTTTTGACCTATGGGTTGCGCAACGATGCGGAAGTGTCGGTGAAGAATGTTGAGAAAGATTTCCAGGGAATGCGAGGTGTCCTCCGTGTCGAGAAAGCGGAAGTGCCGTTCTCGTCAGCGTTGATTGGTGAGCCGCATCTCTACAACATCATGGCTGCAACGACGGCTTCTCATGCGCTTGGAGTGCCACCGGAGGTGATCGCGAGTGGAATTCGACACTGCACTGGCGTTCCAGGTCGCCTGGAAGCGATTCAGGCTGGCCAACCATTCGGTGTCCTTGTTGATTATGCCCATAAACCTGATGCGTTAGAAAAAACCTTGCGCTCAATTCGTCAGTTGACCCAGGGCCGTCTTCTGACCGTCTTTGGCTGTGGCGGAGACCGTGATCGCGGCAAACGACCATTGATGGGAGAAGCTGCTGGGCGATTGAGCGATGTCGTTGTGCTCACCTCTGACAATCCACGTACAGAAGATCCGTACCAGATTCTTGCTGAAGCAGAACCGGGACTGGTGCAGGCAGGGGTGCCGAAGGTTGACGATCCGACCACGATTGCGAAACTTACGCGTGGCTATGTGGTCATGGTTGATCGTCGTGCGGCAATTCAAGCGGCGTTGGCTGGGGCACAACCAGGTGATGTTTTAGTGATTGCTGGCAAAGGGCATGAAGATTACCAGATTGTGGGTACGACGAAGTCGCATTTTGATGATCGTGAGGAAGTGCGACACTATCTCGCACCACGGTACAGTGAGGCGAGATAA